ACTGGCGTTAAATTAAACAACATTTCGTGGCGGATTTTGGGCCCGCCGCTCAGCCAGCAGTAATGGATTATCTTGGGAATCGGCATAATACTAGAAATCTACTCCCGAAAGATAACGTTTCAACAAAAAAGCACAGAAGTAAGGGAACGTGTAGATGTTGTTCTGAAATCCGACATTACCCGCAGAAAACTTGATCCCTGTCGTAATATCCGGGTACGCATCACTCTTGACAAGGGTTGACAGCGATTTTGCCGTCCCAGCCTTCGCCTTGACTTCGACCGGTACGAGCGTTTTTTTCGTTCGCACAAAAAAGTCCTGCTCCAGCGTGGAGTTCTCTTTCTTATAGTAGAAAAGCTCGTAACCCTGCTTGCTCAGAATCTCGGCAACAATATTTTCGTAAAGGGCTCCCTTATACACATTCATATTCCGATTGGCGCGCAGGTCTTCCTGAGATTCATCATCGAGATTCGCGACAAGGAGCCCCGTATCCTTGAAATAAATCTTGTACTTTGTTTCTTCAAAGTTCCCTTTCAGCGGGAGTTCCGGTGTATGCAGGCAATGGCAGAGATTCACCATGCCGGCATCATTAAGCCATTCGACGCAACCCCAATAGTCCTTGAACTTCGCCCCACTCGCAACCTTAGAAACCTGGAACTTCTTGTTTTCTTTCGCCAACTGTACAGGAATGCTGTTGAACACGTTGAGCACTCTGGTCTTGTCTATCCCTTCGACATACTTCTTTATGTCTTCTTTGTAATCCGCGATGAGGGCGCGCTGGAGCGCCAGCGTTCCCTCGAATGTTCCTTTCTCGACAAAAGAACGCACCACTTCGGGCATTCCCCCGAGAAGGCAATAGTCCATGAACAGACCGCCAAAAACATTCATGTCCGTTTGGTTAAATGGCGTTACCGACCGCATGTGCGACAAAAGATCACCGACAACATCCGAGCCATATCCCATGGCCCACAGGAATTCCTCGAAATCCATCGACTGCATCTGAAATTCCGACTTGTAGCCAACACTGTTGCTCTCTATGCGCTTGTAGTTGGTTCCCAGCATGGATCCGCTGCAAATCACATCGAAGCGACCGTCTATGCAGAACGACTTGAGCGATGTCGCGATTTCAGGATAGTCCTGAATCTCGTCGAAAAGAATAAGGGTTTCTCCAGGTATGAACTTCTTTTCGGAATCAATGCGAGAGATATTTCTGATGACATCCTGTACGGTGTAGCCATCTTCGCAGATGGTCTTGTACTTTTTCTCCAACACAAAGTTTATGTTGACAAAATTCTCATAATTTGCAGCAAAATGCTTGATGGATTCCGTCTTCCCTATCTGACGGGCCCCTTTGACAATCAGGGGTTTCCTATCGGCGGATTTTTTCCATTCTAGCAAGAAATCATCTAGTTTGCGTTTCAGGTACATGCTTTAAATATACATTCTTTTCTAAAAAATGAGCGAGTTTTAGTTGGTTTTTACTAAAAAATGAGCTTATTTTTGAGAAATTATACTAAAATATGACAGCAGGGACCCAGTGCGCGAAGCTTTCGCGGCGGATTTTTGGGTCGCCGAGGATGGGTCGGTGCGTCCCCTGCACTATGAAGCGGGCTTCGGGGTGCCTGCGGGCCACGGCGGCAATGAGGCGCAACGTGGCGTGCAGTTTGGCGCGGTCGCCGTCGCGGGAATTCTGGGTAGTCCAGGCGATGTTTTTCACAGGGTTCGTAGTATCGCCCGCCACGGCCGCGAGCACGGAATCTAGCGTTGCCGCCATCACGCTGTCGGGGCACTTCTGGCAGAAAAGCCGCACGCCATAACCCAGCGAATCCATGTACAGGTTACGCCCGTATTCCAGGGAATCGCCCCCGAACAAGTACACACCATCGTGCGGGCGAGTGCTGTCGCCGGGAATACGCAACTCGGCAAATTCCGCATGGCGGGTACGGTTCGCCAGCCTGTGGTGCAAAAATTCCTTGTGCGGCAAATCCTTGAAAATGGAGAAATCTTCTGCAAGTAGATGTTCGTCAAAGGGAACGCCCCAGGCATCCACGAGGATAGACACGGTTACCCGAGTAGAATCCGCAAACCGACCAATCAATTTTCTACTGTCGAGCAGTTCATACTTGGAGACATATTCCTCCGTCAATGAATCCGCATCTATAGCGGGCTGCATATGCCAGGGTTTTTCGGGCAACCTTATGAACTGCGACTTTGTCAAGTACGAGAACATCACGGCAAACGCGACGAACACAGAGAATGCAACCACCCCCATTTTCTGCAAGCGGCTCATTGTTCACCTCCGTCGAGGCGGTACTTGATCAACTGCAGGTCGCCGAAACTGGCAACCGTATCGCGCAACACCTTCTGATGATAGTGGACCTGATAATACCGGTCAAATTTCCGCAACGTATCCGATTCCACGATGTACACGTTGTCCTTGATCAAGTCACGGATAGGATTGCTTACGCCGCGTTCAGCCATTTCCTTTTTCATTCCAGGTAAATTGATATTCCAATAACCAACCGGAATGATGTTTCCCCAACTTCTCGGGGCGACCGCCCTGTATGCGGGGGTTCTGCACGTAGCCAAATATTTATAGTCATTAAAATACAGCATAAACACGTCGTTTGAGTGCGACTCAATATGGCCAACAAGTTTACTCCAATCATTTGACATTTGGGGAGTTCCGAAAAGCAACCGATTGTTATTGACATTCCGTTCAGACGAAAAAGCCATAACAAGAGCCCCCAAAGCAAGCACGCCAATCAGGTAGGGCAACTTATTCAATCGTTCGCCAACGGCAAAATCCCTAGGCTTCATCATGGGTATGGCCGAAACAATCGCATACAGCCATATCCCCGATTCCACATGCGAGACAACGCGATTGACATACAGAAGATAACCCAGGCACAGGCATATAAGCGCAAG
This genomic interval from uncultured Fibrobacter sp. contains the following:
- a CDS encoding ATP-binding protein, encoding MYLKRKLDDFLLEWKKSADRKPLIVKGARQIGKTESIKHFAANYENFVNINFVLEKKYKTICEDGYTVQDVIRNISRIDSEKKFIPGETLILFDEIQDYPEIATSLKSFCIDGRFDVICSGSMLGTNYKRIESNSVGYKSEFQMQSMDFEEFLWAMGYGSDVVGDLLSHMRSVTPFNQTDMNVFGGLFMDYCLLGGMPEVVRSFVEKGTFEGTLALQRALIADYKEDIKKYVEGIDKTRVLNVFNSIPVQLAKENKKFQVSKVASGAKFKDYWGCVEWLNDAGMVNLCHCLHTPELPLKGNFEETKYKIYFKDTGLLVANLDDESQEDLRANRNMNVYKGALYENIVAEILSKQGYELFYYKKENSTLEQDFFVRTKKTLVPVEVKAKAGTAKSLSTLVKSDAYPDITTGIKFSAGNVGFQNNIYTFPYFCAFLLKRYLSGVDF